The segment ACCATTGATTAAGGTACTATTTTGCCAAACGGGATCACCTTCATCACACGTTCCGCGCATGCCTAAGTAACCATTTGCGGTCGAAAACAAAGTTTCCATCTGCTCTAAAAAATCAGGGGCGAACTTTGTTTCAACCCATCTCCAAGCGTCGGCGGGATAAATATGTGTCGGGGGATGAAAGGGTTGGCGCTGGAGCATGGGTTAATCGTTTCAAATTGGACAACCCTATGTGTAACGAATTGTGTTGTGAAAATGTCACTCTCTAAAGGCAGAATGAAAGGAATCCAGAAGGTTCTCAATCTCAGTTAACAGATCTTCGATCACAATCGGTTTTGCTAAATGAGCATCGAACCCTGCCGCGATCGCGCTAAGCCGATCTTCTTCGCGAACATTCGCGGTTAAGGCAATCGCCGGAATCCGATGAGATTGGCGAACTTGACGCATAAACTGATAGCCATCCATCTCTGGCATACTGATGTCACTGATGATTAGATCCGGCTGAAAGGGTTTCAGTTGGGCGATCGCGGCTTGCGCCGAGGCAGTAGAGATGACGATCGCGTGCTGGGATTCCAGAAAGAACTGGAGTAGCTCTCTGGTATCTGCCTCATCATCAATGACTAAAATCTTTCTGCCTTCTAAAACGGGAGTGAATTCTGGTGTGGATGGAATGGGTTCGGGCAACATTTCAGAATTTGCATTTGCGATCGGTAGTGTGATCACAAATGTTGCACCTTGATCGAGTCCTTCACTTTTCGCTTCGACTTGTCCATGATGCAACTCGACGAGATGGCGCACGATTGCGAGTCCTAATCCCAATCCACCAAAATTGCGAGTTGTGCCATTGTCTTCCTGACGAAATCGCTCAAAGACATAAGGGAGAAACTCTGGGTGAATGCCCTTTCCCGTATCACTCACCCGAATTTGCACATGGGTTGCGGTACAGTCTAAGAGAACTTCGATTTGTCCATGTTCAGGTGTGAACTTAATCGCATTTGTCAGCAAATTGACTATGACTTGCTGCAATCGATTTGGATCCCCGTAAACTAAAACTTTGGACGCTGCATTCGTCTGCGTGAAAGTTAGAGCAAGTGCTTTTGCTTCTGCCGATAAGCGAACTGTCTCGATCGCAGAGCGAATAACTAAACTCAAATCTAGCTCTATTTCTCGCAAAATTAACTTGCCGCGCAAAATCCGAGAAACATCAAGTAAGTCTTCGATTAACTGGGATTGTAGCTTGGCATTTCGGGAAATTGTTTCCAATGCTTTCTCGGTTGTTGCTGGATCGAGCTTTCCGGTTTGTAATAGCTTCGACCAACCGAGAATTGGATTGAGTGGAGTGCGTAGCTCGTGTGAGACGATAGCTAGAAATTCATCTTTGACCTGATTTGCGGCTTCGGCTTGCGATCGCGCCATTTTCTCTCGCATGAGCAACTCATCTTTTTCACGATTCGCCTGTTTTAATTGGGCATTTGTTTGCTCTAAAATCTCAGCTAAACGCGATCGGGCTGCATATTCTGCAAGTTGTACTTGAGAGATTGCGAGTTTGACTTGGGTTTGAGTTTGCTGAGTAATTGCAGTTCCAGTCAATAAAGCGATCGCGCATTGAGTGAGCAAACTGAGCTTATGAACGGTGAGAACATCGGGATCAATTGGGAAATTTTGTAAGATTAAAGCATTAGGATACTTCAGGATATAGCTCAGTAGAGCAGCAATCACACAGAAGCTTGCCGTTGCTATACTGCCAATAGCTCCGAAGCGCAAAGCTGTCCAGAGGATTGGAATAAAGTTGAGAAAAGCAAACTGCTGAAACGCAAATCCGTTATGGCTCGTTTGCCAGACACTCAACATTGCGATCGCGATACTCATGCCAAAAATTGCAATTTTCTCGGCTCGAAAGCGAGAAGAGTTGCACGGATCAGAAGCACTTTTGGCTGGAAGTTCGCTCTCTGGAAGCCATCTCCAGTGTTGCAGTACTGGGTTTAAGGTCAATATCGCCAGCGGCGCGATGGTCATCGTTCCGATCGCATTGCCTAACCACCAGTGTGGGATTGTGCTTAAAACCCTCCCCCAAGGTAAATTTCCAATCGTGGCTAAGGTCAAAGTTCCACAGATTGCAGAACTAGCACAGGCGACAGTAGGAGCACTCAAGACAAAGACGCTGACATCTTTTACGCGATCAAGTGACAGCGATCGCTGCCAAACCCGCCGATAAAGCCACCAGGCTAGGAAAGGTTCTACGCCATCTATCAAACCCGCAAATTGGCTCCAACCGTGATTTCCCCAAAGTGGCGCGACTAGAGTTGAAACAATTCCAGTGAGGATCACAGCAGGCATTCCGAACCAAATTGCTAGCGTCACTGCAACCCCTGAAGGTGGAAACCAGAGTGAAACCGCAGGCTGTACACGAAACAGTAACGCTGCGTAATGGGACAGAATAAGAATTCCTGCACCAAGCAAAAGAGGCTGCCAGGACTGCCTAGAGGGTCGAGCGTTCATTCAATGGGCACATTTTGAGCAGGCTCTATTCTACGGAGAAGTGCCGATGACCGGATATCTCTTGAGACGGATCTTAATTATAGTTTGCTAAAGTTTAGTATCTGATCATCGGTCTAAATTTAGCTATGGGCAAAGAACTGTTTGTAAGGTATCGACTAAATCTTTTGTAGTATAAGGTTTAGATAAGAATGCTTTGATACAGCTACTCCCACCCTCTTGAGAAATCTCATAATTTGTTGCTAACCCGCTCATCGCAACAACCTTCACTTCAGGATTAATTTGCTGCAAGGCGCGAACTGCTGTTAATCCGCTCATTGATGGCATCATAATGTCCATCAGCACTAAGCTAATCTTTTGATGGTGTTGGGCATAGAGAGAAATTGCTTCAACTCCGTCTTTAGCAACGAGCGTTTTGTAATGACAGAGTTCTAAAGTTGTTTGCGTGACTTGCCGAATCGAAGCTTCATCTTCCACAATCAGAACCAGCTTGTTCTGTCCGTGGGCATGTGCAGTTGCTTCTACTGCTAGATCCACTTTTTGTGGAATTGCAGGTAAGAAGACCTTAAACTGCGTTCCTTTCCCAATCTCACTATAGACCTCAACAAATCCACCATGATTTCTGACAATTCCCGATACGGTTGAGAGTCCTAACCCGGTTCCTTTCCCAACTTCTTTTGTCGTAAAAAAGGGATCAAAAATTCGCTCGAGTAACTCCGCTGGAATTCCAGTTCCTGTATCTGCGATCGTCAATACGACAAAGGAACCCGAAGAAGCTTCTGGGTTGATGCGTCTGTAGCTTTCATCAATCACAAGATTGTCCGCGCCAATGGTCAGCGTTCCACCTGTGGGCATGGCATCTCTTGCATTGACACAGAGATTCATGATGACCTGATGCAGCTGAGTCGAATCGGCAGAAACGATCCACAAATCGACGGTCGATAGCATTGTCCGAATCTCGATCGCTTTTGGAAAAGTCTGACGTACAATTTGCGTCACTTCTGAAAGCAGATGTCGGATTTGTAGCGGCACACGCTTTCCATCTCCTCCTCGCGCAAAAGTCAGAATCTGTTTGACTAAATCGGCACCACGTTTCACATTGTCTTCAATCAGTTGCAAGAGTTGGTGATTCTGCTCATCAAGATCGGGTAGCTTAAGGGGGAGAAGCTGTGAGATCGCTAAAATCGGAGTCAGAAGATTGTTAAAATCATGGGCAATTCCACTCGCTAAAGTGCCTAAACTTTCGAGTCGTTGCGCCCGCAAAAATTGAGCTTCTAACAGCTTTTTTTCCGTAATATCGGTATCGACGATCAGAATCGATCGAGCTTCTCCGGCTTCACCGCGCACGAGCGTACAGCGAGTCGCAACAATCACAA is part of the Leptolyngbya boryana PCC 6306 genome and harbors:
- a CDS encoding hybrid sensor histidine kinase/response regulator, with the protein product MNARPSRQSWQPLLLGAGILILSHYAALLFRVQPAVSLWFPPSGVAVTLAIWFGMPAVILTGIVSTLVAPLWGNHGWSQFAGLIDGVEPFLAWWLYRRVWQRSLSLDRVKDVSVFVLSAPTVACASSAICGTLTLATIGNLPWGRVLSTIPHWWLGNAIGTMTIAPLAILTLNPVLQHWRWLPESELPAKSASDPCNSSRFRAEKIAIFGMSIAIAMLSVWQTSHNGFAFQQFAFLNFIPILWTALRFGAIGSIATASFCVIAALLSYILKYPNALILQNFPIDPDVLTVHKLSLLTQCAIALLTGTAITQQTQTQVKLAISQVQLAEYAARSRLAEILEQTNAQLKQANREKDELLMREKMARSQAEAANQVKDEFLAIVSHELRTPLNPILGWSKLLQTGKLDPATTEKALETISRNAKLQSQLIEDLLDVSRILRGKLILREIELDLSLVIRSAIETVRLSAEAKALALTFTQTNAASKVLVYGDPNRLQQVIVNLLTNAIKFTPEHGQIEVLLDCTATHVQIRVSDTGKGIHPEFLPYVFERFRQEDNGTTRNFGGLGLGLAIVRHLVELHHGQVEAKSEGLDQGATFVITLPIANANSEMLPEPIPSTPEFTPVLEGRKILVIDDEADTRELLQFFLESQHAIVISTASAQAAIAQLKPFQPDLIISDISMPEMDGYQFMRQVRQSHRIPAIALTANVREEDRLSAIAAGFDAHLAKPIVIEDLLTEIENLLDSFHSAFRE
- a CDS encoding hybrid sensor histidine kinase/response regulator, whose translation is MHSHLQLLIVEDLEDDMLLILRELRQGGYSLDYVRVETPEAMQAALDRATWDLIIADYTLPKFSAPEALKLVQRQQRDLPFIIVSGTIGEEIAVAAMKAGAHDYIFKGNLARLVPAVERELREAKERQKRHQAELALQESEEKIREQAALINIASDAIFVCDFSNQITFWNQGAERLYGWNAVEVIGKDVRTLLGQDLEESEMLQTVLEKGEWQGECQKLNKTGQIVIVATRCTLVRGEAGEARSILIVDTDITEKKLLEAQFLRAQRLESLGTLASGIAHDFNNLLTPILAISQLLPLKLPDLDEQNHQLLQLIEDNVKRGADLVKQILTFARGGDGKRVPLQIRHLLSEVTQIVRQTFPKAIEIRTMLSTVDLWIVSADSTQLHQVIMNLCVNARDAMPTGGTLTIGADNLVIDESYRRINPEASSGSFVVLTIADTGTGIPAELLERIFDPFFTTKEVGKGTGLGLSTVSGIVRNHGGFVEVYSEIGKGTQFKVFLPAIPQKVDLAVEATAHAHGQNKLVLIVEDEASIRQVTQTTLELCHYKTLVAKDGVEAISLYAQHHQKISLVLMDIMMPSMSGLTAVRALQQINPEVKVVAMSGLATNYEISQEGGSSCIKAFLSKPYTTKDLVDTLQTVLCP